The following coding sequences lie in one Rutidosis leptorrhynchoides isolate AG116_Rl617_1_P2 chromosome 6, CSIRO_AGI_Rlap_v1, whole genome shotgun sequence genomic window:
- the LOC139851666 gene encoding mitogen-activated protein kinase kinase kinase 1-like: MKLYSRQKHRAVGPRLERRNAIKNIDYDASTSPSSYELAQRTQSLDISSLADRTSFRIEGTEGEFDLICSRLGLSGPDDFGIPAAEYEAHKSYSPRVYKSNPISIRESPESDLYSVSFGSNISFIDDGDNDVEVESDGEPEGARVLVTNGGNHLDDDVSVGVDTNRCLEDDDDDTDKERERRNVEGESGIKGLRPAMLPVMVNDLGLNRDMIRSFAPRDNEDLASDEPAEVVRLNEVDIAETSGRITSGIDTVVSPSGLGMFDNGDEVEDEGSSGVDAELQYYVSPNKTFRGSFKNWQKGDLLGSGSFGTVYEGYNEFGFFFAVKEVSLLDQGNQGKQSIIQLEQEISLLSQFHHENIVQYLGTDKDEGKLYIFLELVTKGSLAKLYQKYELRDSQVSAYTRQILSGLEYLHERKVVHRDIKCANILVDVSGSVKLADFGLAKATTLNDIKSCKGTPYWMAPEVVNNRSTKGYGLAADIWSLGCTVLEMLTRKIPYSHLEGMAALFRIGRGEPPEIPNTLSAEAQDFILKCLQVNPNDRPTASQLLDHPFLKRSTSMDSSLASPLNNSPQL, from the exons atgaaATTATACTCGAGGCAAAAACACCGGGCGGTAGGACCGAGACTCGAACGAAGAAACGCAATTAAAAACATCGATTACGACGCATCAACATCGCCATCATCATATGAGTTAGCTCAAAGAACTCAATCACTTGATATTTCATCGTTAGCTGATAGAACTAGCTTTCGAATTGAAGGAACTGAAGGtgaatttgatttgatttgtagtcGGTTAGGGCTTTCAGGTCCGGATGATTTTGGTATACCAGCAGCTGAGTACGAAGCGCATAAGTCGTATTCACCTAGGGTTTATAAATCAAATCCTATTTCTATTCGAGAATCACCGGAGAGTGATTTGTATTCTGTGAGCTTTGGAAGTAACATTAGTTTtattgatgatggtgataatgatGTTGAAGTTGAATCGGACGGTGAGCCTGAGGGAGCTAGGGTTTTGGTGACAAATGGAGGTAATCATCTTGACGATGACGTCAGCGTTGGAGTTGATACGAACAGGTGtttggaagatgatgatgatgatacggatAAAGAGCGTGAGAGACGAAATGTGGAGGGTGAAAGTGGAATTAAAGGTTTACGGCCAGCGATGTTGCCAGTGATGGTGAATGATTTGGGTTTGAATAGGGATATGATTCGGAGTTTTGCCCCTAGGGATAATGAAGACTTGGCTTCAGATGAACCAGCTGAGGTGGTTAGGTTAAATGAGGTGGATATTGCTGAGACAAGTGGGAGGATTACATCAGGAATTGACACAGTTGTCTCACCGTCTGGTTTGGGTATGTTCGATAATGGAGACGAAGTCGAGGATGAAGGATCTTCTGGTGTAGATGCAGAGCTTCAATATTATGTTTCGCCAAATAAAACGTTTAGAGGCAGTTTTAAGAACTGGCAGAAGGGTGATTTACTTGGAAGTGGTTCGTTTGGCACTGTATATGAAGGTTATAATGA ATTTGGTTTCTTTTTTGCCGTGAAGGAAGTTTCTTTACTTGACCAAGGTAACCAGGGAAAGCAGAGCATTATCCAACTTGAACAG GAGATATCTTTGTTAAGTCAATTCCATCACGAGAATATAGTTCAATATCTTGGAACAGATAAG GATGAAGGAAAGCTATATATCTTTCTTGAGCTAGTAACCAAAGGTTCACTGGCAAAGCTCTATCAAAAGTATGAGTTGCGGGATTCGCAAGTCTCGGCGTACACCAGGCAGATTTTGAGCGGATTGGAATACCTGCATGAACGAAAGGTGGTTCATAG GGACATTAAATGTGCTAATATATTAGTTGACGTAAGTGGCTCTGTGAAGCTCGCAGATTTTGGATTGGCAAAG GCAACCACGTTGAATGACATTAAATCTTGCAAAGGGACTCCCTATTGGATGGCACCAGAG GTTGTTAATAATCGATCAACTAAGGGTTATGGACTTGCAGCTGATATATGGAGCCTTGGTTGTACGGTGTTGGAGATGTTGACACGTAAAATTCCGTACTCCCACTTGGAAGGG ATGGCAGCACTGTTCAGAATTGGCAGGGGTGAACCTCCTGAAATTCCCAATACATTGTCTGCTGAGGCCCAAGATTTCATACTTAAATGCTTGCAAGTTAATCCAAATGACCGCCCTACTGCTTCTCAATTACTGGACCATCCATTTTTGAAGAGATCAACGTCTATGGACTCGTCCCTAGCTTCTCCACTCAACAACAGCCCACAATTGTAG
- the LOC139853100 gene encoding uncharacterized protein — protein MAKGTRGRRRMVSRRSRSTPYPMLGCRHSLNPNAKKSTIVMPKKDLEDITCSVCMEYPHNAVLLLCSSHDKGCRPYMCGTSSRYSNCLDQYKKAYTKITFSSPHHPPPLTTMDNSPVSDPLSGWPVDKHGEVAELACPLCRGQVKGWTVVDSAREYLNCKKRTCMHDSCSFIGAYKELKKHVKSEHPSGKPHEVDPDQEQKWRQLEREREREDVISTVTSSMPGAVVFGDYVIERNSYESDSDDDDEDEEGFDVGELGRVNNPGLDVTGDNSLVNVFLLFHAFGSGGNEGPFGRHDNDDSGDSNDGGGGDGGGSMSLVNRLRRQGRVILGNSGRRRSSSQSQT, from the coding sequence ATGGCGAAAGGTACCAGGGGAAGACGTAGAATGGTTTCAAGGCGGTCCAGGTCAACACCATATCCAATGCTCGGTTGCAGGCACTCGTTGAACCCAAATGCAAAGAAATCGACCATCGTGATGCCCAAAAAAGATTTGGAAGATATCACGTGCTCGGTTTGCATGGAATACCCTCATAACGCTGTTCTTCTCTTGTGCTCTTCGCATGATAAGGGTTGTCGCCCATACATGTGTGGCACTAGCTCACGTTACTCCAACTGCTTGGATCAGTACAAGAAAGCCTACACCAAAATTACGTTTTCGTCCCCACATCATCCACCACCATTGACTACCATGGATAATAGTCCTGTTTCGGACCCGTTATCAGGTTGGCCCGTTGACAAGCATGGAGAGGTGGCTGAGCTGGCATGCCCCCTTTGCCGTGGTCAAGTCAAAGGGTGGACCGTGGTTGACTCAGCTAGGGAGTATCTTAATTGCAAGAAGAGAACTTGCATGCACGATAGTTGCTCATTTATTGGGGCTTACAAAGAGTTGAAGAAACACGTGAAGTCGGAACACCCTTCGGGTAAGCCACACGAAGTGGACCCCGATCAGGAACAGAAATGGAGGCAGCTCGAACGGGAGAGGGAACGGGAAGATGTGATTAGTACTGTGACATCATCAATGCCTGGTGCAGTGGTTTTCGGTGATTATGTGATTGAAAGGAATTCATACGAGTCAGattcagatgatgatgatgaagatgaagagggTTTTGATGTGGGTGAGTTGGGTCGGGTCAACAATCCGGGTCTGGATGTGACGGGTGATAACAGTCTTGTTAATGTTTTCCTCTTGTTTCATGCGTTTGGGTCGGGTGGAAATGAAGGCCCGTTTGGTAGACATGATAACGATGATAGTGGTGATAgtaatgatggtggtggtggtgatggtggtggaagCATGTCACTTGTGAATCGGCTCCGCCGTCAGGGTAGGGTTATATTAGGAAATTCGGGAAGGAGACGAAGTAGTAGTCAAAGTCAAACGTAG
- the LOC139855832 gene encoding histone-binding protein MSI1, producing MGKDEDDMRGELEERLINEEYKIWKKNTPFLYDLVITHALEWPSLTVEWLPVREEPAGKDYSVQKMILGTHTSENEPNYLMLAQVQLPLEDAEYDARHYDDDRSDFGGFGGANGKVQIIQQINHDGEVNRARYMPQNPFIIATKTVSAEVYVFDYSKHPSKPPLDGACSPDLRLRGHNTEGYGLSWSKFKQGHLLSGSDDAQICLWDINGTPKNKSLDAMQIYKVHDGVVEDVAWHLRHEYLFGSCGDDQYLHVWDIRSPSVTKPAQSVMAHQSEVNCLAFNPFNEWVLATGSTDKTVKLFDLRKINTALHTFDCHKEEVFQVGWNPQNETILASCCLGRRLMVWDLSRIDQEQTPEDAEDGPPELLFIHGGHTSKVSDFSWNPCEDWVVASVAEDNILQIWQMAENIYHDEDDLPADETNGA from the exons ATGGGGAAAGATGAAGATGATATGCGAGGTGAATTAGAAGAACGGTTAATTAACGAAGAATACAAAATCTGGAAGAAGAACACACCGTTTTTATATGATTTGGTTATTACACATGCGCTTGAGTGGCCTTCATTGACCGTTGAGTGGTTACCGGTCCGTGAGGAGCCTGCCGGAAAAGATTATTCCGTACAGAAGATGATACTTGGGACCCACACTTCTGAAAACGAACCTAATTACCTAATGTTAGCTCAGGTTCAGTTACCGCTTGAAGATGCTGAGTATGATGCTCGTCATTATGATGATGATCGCTCTGATTTTGGTGGATTTGGTGGTGCTAATGGAAAG GTACAAATAATTCAGCAAATAAATCATGATGGAGAAGTGAACAGGGCGCGCTATATGCCTCAAAACCCTTTCATTATTGCAACAAAAACAGTCAGCGCAGAAGTTTATGTATTCGATTATAGCAAACACCCATCTAAACCTCCTTTAGATGGAGCTTGCAGCCCCGACTTAAGATTACGGGGACACAACACTGAGGGATACGGCTTATCATGGAGTAAGTTTAAACAAGGTCATTTGCTTAGTGGTTCTGATGATGCTCAAATTTGCTTATGGGACATTAATGGAACTCCCAAAAATAAATCGCTCGATGCTATGCAAATATACAAG GTTCACGATGGTGTAGTAGAAGATGTTGCTTGGCATTTAAGGCATGAATATCTATTTGGTTCATGCGGAGATGACCAATACTTGCATGTATGGGATATTCGGTCTCCATCAGTTACCAAGCCTGCCCAGAGTGTAATGGCTCATCAAAGTGAG GTTAACTGCTTGGCATTTAATCCTTTTAATGAGTGGGTTTTGGCGACGGGGTCAACAGACAAGACTGTTAAGCTGTTTGATTTAAGAAAAATCAACACTGCACTTCATACCTTTGATTGTCACAA GGAGGAGGTATTCCAGGTTGGATGGAATCCACAAAATGAGACAATCTTAGCTTCTTGTTGTCTTGGTAGGAGACTCATGGTGTGGGATCTTAGTAG GATTGACCAAGAACAAACTCCCGAAGATGCTGAAGATGGCCCACCAGAATTGCTGTTTATTCATGGTGGACATACAAGTAAAGTATCAGATTTTTCGTGGAACCCATGTGAAGATTGGGTTGTTGCAAGTGTTGCAGAGGATAACATACTTCAAATCTGGCAGATGGCTGAAAATATATACCACGATGAAGATGATCTGCCTGCAGATGAGACCAATGGTGCCTAA
- the LOC139855833 gene encoding uncharacterized protein, whose translation MPKSKRDRTVTLSKTKKKGREHKVTIVNSIREAVEHYNSVYVFSFENMRNLKFKQFREQLKSTSRFFLGSNKVMQVALGRSDSDEVRSGLHKVSKLLRGDSGICVTNMPKEEAQRIFNEYEDYDFARTGSIATETVELKEGPLEQFTHEMEPFLRKQGMPVRLNRGVVELVGDYVVCEEGKPISPEASRILRLMGIKMATFKLRLICRWSPEDFEVYQEGLEGSDIESD comes from the exons ATGCCGAAATCCAAAAGAGATCGTACAG TGACATTGTCAAAGACAAAGAAGAAAGGGAGGGAGCACAAAGTGACAATAGTGAACTCGATTCGAGAGGCGGTTGAGCATTATAATTCTGTATATGTATTTAGCTTTGAGAATATGAGGAATCTTAAGTTTAAGCAGTTCAGGGAGCAGCTTAAATCCACAAGCAG ATTTTTTCTTGGTTCAAACAAAGTCATGCAGGTTGCTTTAGGCCGCTCTGATTCTGATGAAGTAAGATCAGGGCTTCACAAGGTGTCCAAG CTTCTTCGTGGTGATTCTGGAATTTGTGTAACCAATATGCCTAAAGAAGAGGCCCAAAG AATATTTAATGAGTATGAAGATTATGATTTTGCTAGGACGGGAAGTATTGCTACAGAAACG GTAGAACTCAAAGAAGGCCCATTGGAACAGTTCACTCATGAAATGGAGCCTTTTTTGCGCAAACAAGGGATGCCAGTGCGCTTAAACAGAG GAGTTGTGGAACTTGTTGGAGACTACGTTGTATGCGAAGAGGGAAAGCCCATATCACCCGAAGCTTCTCGCATACTG CGCTTGATGGGAATCAAGATGGCTACTTTTAAGCTACGCTTGATATGCAGATGGAGCCCTGAAGATtttgaagtttatcaagaaggttTGGAAGGTTCAGATATTGAATCTGATTAA